DNA sequence from the uncultured Fusobacterium sp. genome:
TATATTCCATACTTAAACCAGATATTGGAATAGAAAGAACTATAATAATTATCATAAAAATTGGTACTATATTATTTATTAAAAATTTCTTTATTTTATTTTCCACTTCCAGCACCATCCTTTCTTGTTAAAGCATATAAGATCATTCCGTTTGAAACTATTATTCTTATTGTTTCTGACATGTCTGTTTTAATAAGTCCATTTACAACAGTAGGTGTCATTGTAAGAATACCTTGGAATAGGAATGTTCCTATAACAACATTAGCTATTGTAACTTTATTAACTGATGCTCCTCCTATAAGAATAGCAGCTATTGCTGGAAAGGCCATATAAAACGGTGCTAAGTATAATTGAACAAATCCAAAACTTTGTTGATAAATTATTATACCAACTGCTGAAAGAACTGTTGACATTACTACTGATTGTACTCTTACTTTATCTATGTTTATTCCTGTAGCTCTTGCAAACATATCATTTGTTCCAACTGCTTTCATAGCATAACCACTTCTTGTTCTAAAGAATATCCAAATAAAGAAAGCTAATATAATAAAAAATACAATCTCTCCTAATGGAAGAAAATCACTATTGATGTGTAATGCTTTTTCAAAAGCTTTATGCCAATAGTTTTCAACACTTATAGTTGTACGAAGTCCTTCTCCTCCATATGCCCAAATCATATCTGGGCTTTTAAAAGGTAAAATAAGCCACATTATACACATTATAGCAACAGATGAGAATCCTATATAAGTAGCAATCATCATCTCTCCACCTTTTACTTTATTTAATATGTGTCCATATAACCATCCAAATATTAATGCAAAAGGAAGAGAAAAAACTATTGCTCCAAATACTCCAGTTACTCCTTTTAACCCTAATTCTATACTTATAACAGCTCCTAAAAGTCCAGCTTCAACTCCTAGTGGCATACCAAAATTAAGTCCAGTTCCAGCTTGTATCATTGGAACTAATGAAAGAACTAAAATTGCATTCATTCCAAATCTAACTAATGTATCCCCTAAAGCTGCTTTTAAATTTATTCCTATAAAAGGAGACACTACATACATTGATAAAAGAAATAGTGCAATTATTATTCTAGGCCAACCTGCCTCTTTTATCATCTTATTTATATTAGTCATTTCCTGCCTCCTTTTTAACTCCTACCATCATTTTACCAAACTCTAAAATATCTGCTGTTGGTGGAAGTATTCCTTCAACTTTTCCTTCATTTATAATAGCTATTCTATCACAAATGCTTCTTAACTCTTCTATTTCAGATGATGTGATTATAATAGTTGTTCCTTTTTCTTTGTTATATTCTTTCAATGTATCTAATACAAGTTTCTTTGCTCCAACGTCAATACCTCTTGTAGGCTCAGATACAAATAGAACTTCAGGATCCATAGTAAAAGCCTTTGCTAAACAAACTTTTTGTTGATTTCCTCCACTAAGTTCTTGAGCTTTTTGTTTTTCACTCATACATCTAATTTCTAATTTTTTTACATACTCTTTTGCATTTTCTCTTACTGCTTTATCATCTACAATATTAAAAATTCCAAAAGCCTTTTTAAAGAACATCTTTTTAATTTGCATAGCTGGGTAAGCTATATTATCTTCTATCGAACTATCCAATAAAAGTCCTACACCTTTTCTATCTTCAGATACAAAAAATAATCCTTTTTCTAATGGTTCAGATGGATTATTTAAAGTTATTTTTTCTCCTTTAAAAGTAACTTCTCCTTTAGCATCATATAATCCCATTATTCCATTAGCTACTCCAATTTTTCCTTGTCCTGCCATTCCTCCAAGTCCTAAAATTTCTCCCTTTTTAATATCTAAAGAAAGATTTTTTACTCCTTCTCCTGGCATATCCACCCATAGATTTTTTATAGAAATAATTGTTTCCTTAGCTTCTTCTTTAACTTTTGATGTCTCTGAAGAGTTTTCCATTTTTCTACCAATCATCCACTCTGTTATTTGGTTAACATTTGTATCTTTTGTTGCTACAGAGTTTATTAAAAGCCCATCTCTCAATACCACAACTTTATCACAAACTGATAAAATTTCATCTAATCTATGTGTTATAAATAGGATTGCTATTCCTCTTTCAGAAAGCTTTTTCATAGTTTCTAGTAATACCTTTGCTTCTTCTTCTGTAAGTACTGCTGTTGGTTCATCTAACACCAAAAGTTTTGTATTTTCTCTTTCAATTTCACGAGCTATTTCTGTAAATTGCTTATGAGCAACTGGCATTTCACTTATTACTGTACTAGATTTTATATCTACTCCTAAATTTGAAAGAGCTCCTTTTGCACGTTCATCTATCTCTTTCTTATCAATAGCCTTTATTCTTGAACCAAAAACTCCCTCTAAAAAACTATTTAAAGTTGATTCTCTATTTAAAACTACGTTTTCTGAAGCTTTAAATCCTGGTATTAATGAAAATTCTTGGTGAACCATTCCAATTCCTACACCTAATGCATCAAATGGTGAAGTAAAATTTACTTCTTTTCCTTCAAAATAAATTTTTCCTCCATATCCTCCAGTTTCAGAAATTACTGGCATTCCAAAAATACATTTCATA
Encoded proteins:
- a CDS encoding ABC transporter permease encodes the protein MIKEAGWPRIIIALFLLSMYVVSPFIGINLKAALGDTLVRFGMNAILVLSLVPMIQAGTGLNFGMPLGVEAGLLGAVISIELGLKGVTGVFGAIVFSLPFALIFGWLYGHILNKVKGGEMMIATYIGFSSVAIMCIMWLILPFKSPDMIWAYGGEGLRTTISVENYWHKAFEKALHINSDFLPLGEIVFFIILAFFIWIFFRTRSGYAMKAVGTNDMFARATGINIDKVRVQSVVMSTVLSAVGIIIYQQSFGFVQLYLAPFYMAFPAIAAILIGGASVNKVTIANVVIGTFLFQGILTMTPTVVNGLIKTDMSETIRIIVSNGMILYALTRKDGAGSGK
- a CDS encoding sugar ABC transporter ATP-binding protein; protein product: MNEILLKIENLSKSFGENTVLKDINLEVKPGEIVGLVGENGAGKSTLMKCIFGMPVISETGGYGGKIYFEGKEVNFTSPFDALGVGIGMVHQEFSLIPGFKASENVVLNRESTLNSFLEGVFGSRIKAIDKKEIDERAKGALSNLGVDIKSSTVISEMPVAHKQFTEIAREIERENTKLLVLDEPTAVLTEEEAKVLLETMKKLSERGIAILFITHRLDEILSVCDKVVVLRDGLLINSVATKDTNVNQITEWMIGRKMENSSETSKVKEEAKETIISIKNLWVDMPGEGVKNLSLDIKKGEILGLGGMAGQGKIGVANGIMGLYDAKGEVTFKGEKITLNNPSEPLEKGLFFVSEDRKGVGLLLDSSIEDNIAYPAMQIKKMFFKKAFGIFNIVDDKAVRENAKEYVKKLEIRCMSEKQKAQELSGGNQQKVCLAKAFTMDPEVLFVSEPTRGIDVGAKKLVLDTLKEYNKEKGTTIIITSSEIEELRSICDRIAIINEGKVEGILPPTADILEFGKMMVGVKKEAGND